A genomic segment from Vagococcus zengguangii encodes:
- the ppdK gene encoding pyruvate, phosphate dikinase: MKKMIYAFTEGKGQGKELLGGKGANLAEMTSLNLPVPQGFTITTECCMNYLADEQFFENELKTEILKAVKTLEQETAKSFTASTNLLLVSVRSGAAFSMPGMMDTILNLGLNDERVQVFAKVTNLAFAYDCYRRLLQMYGDVVYGIPKDKFNQQLTAQEKKLSKTAIDFNQDEHIEVIKSYQDIYRNHHVSFPQDPIEQLFEATQAVFKSWLNPRADVYRKLNDIPDNLGTAVNIQAMVFGNSGDKSGTGVVFTRNPSTGEKQLFGEFLLNAQGEDVVAGIRTPLPIDALAEQLPEAYQAFVQYAEQLEQYYLDMQDIEFTIEQGRLFILQTRNGKRTAKAAVQIVLDLVSEGMISKEEALLRITPSLIEQLIHPVFETQALKETPILAEGLPASPGAATGTIVFTAEKAKGLANQGINVILVRQETSPEDIEGMIVSEAIVTSRGGMTSHAAVVARGMGTCCVAGCEALIVNEDLKEIQCGDITLTEGDILSVDGSSGRLYVGELPTVFEENNQSLQQLLTWADEVAHLKVRGNAETPQELAIALDFGATGIGLARTEHMFFGEERLLEMRRLILSQDDNEIETALSRLLQFQQADFYQMFKIIQDKPMVVRLLDPPMHEFLPHSPGEIKSLSQQLKRHPEEVAQHIAHLQETNPMLGHRGCRLGITQPLIYQMQVTALFNSVLQLSQEGIIIQPEIMIPLISEKAELLEIKTFLTATIDQIFETHQIDPIPYELGTMIELPRACLIADQLANEADFFSFGTNDLTQMTYGFSRDDIGKFITSYQEKHIMTSDPFQTLDQEGVGQLIKLAVKKARSIKPDLTIGVCGEVGGDPHSINFFHQIGIDYVSCSAYRIPAARLAVAQASLFNK; this comes from the coding sequence ATGAAAAAAATGATTTATGCATTTACAGAAGGTAAAGGTCAAGGCAAAGAATTATTAGGTGGCAAAGGGGCAAATTTAGCTGAAATGACTAGCTTAAACTTACCTGTCCCCCAAGGCTTCACAATTACGACTGAATGTTGTATGAACTACTTAGCTGATGAACAATTTTTTGAAAACGAATTAAAAACAGAAATTTTGAAAGCGGTTAAAACACTAGAGCAAGAAACAGCTAAGTCATTTACGGCGTCTACCAATCTATTACTTGTCTCTGTTCGTAGTGGGGCTGCTTTCTCAATGCCAGGGATGATGGATACCATTCTAAATCTAGGTCTCAATGACGAACGTGTTCAAGTTTTTGCTAAGGTCACCAATCTAGCATTTGCCTACGATTGTTATCGTCGCCTACTGCAAATGTATGGGGATGTTGTGTATGGTATTCCAAAAGATAAATTTAATCAGCAATTGACTGCCCAAGAAAAAAAGTTAAGTAAAACAGCTATAGACTTTAACCAAGATGAACACATAGAGGTGATAAAATCCTACCAAGACATTTATAGAAATCACCATGTTAGTTTCCCACAAGATCCGATAGAGCAACTTTTTGAAGCAACGCAAGCTGTCTTTAAGTCTTGGTTAAATCCACGAGCTGATGTGTATCGCAAACTTAATGACATTCCAGACAACCTAGGTACTGCCGTTAATATACAGGCGATGGTCTTTGGAAATAGTGGTGATAAAAGCGGAACAGGTGTGGTCTTCACTCGCAATCCTTCTACTGGGGAAAAACAATTATTTGGGGAGTTTTTACTTAATGCTCAAGGGGAAGATGTTGTGGCAGGTATTCGTACACCACTACCGATTGACGCGCTAGCTGAACAGTTACCTGAAGCTTATCAAGCGTTTGTTCAATACGCTGAACAACTAGAACAGTACTATCTTGATATGCAAGATATTGAATTCACCATTGAACAAGGAAGGCTCTTTATTCTTCAAACACGAAATGGCAAGCGCACGGCTAAAGCTGCAGTTCAAATTGTCTTAGACCTAGTGAGCGAAGGAATGATTAGTAAAGAAGAGGCTCTTCTTCGAATTACGCCTAGTTTGATTGAACAACTAATTCATCCGGTCTTTGAAACACAAGCGTTAAAAGAGACGCCAATTTTAGCAGAAGGATTACCAGCAAGTCCGGGGGCAGCTACAGGAACTATCGTCTTTACCGCTGAAAAAGCCAAAGGCCTAGCCAATCAAGGAATTAACGTCATTCTTGTTCGCCAAGAAACTTCACCTGAAGACATCGAAGGGATGATTGTTAGCGAAGCGATTGTGACGAGTCGCGGTGGGATGACATCTCATGCTGCGGTGGTTGCTAGAGGAATGGGAACTTGTTGTGTAGCAGGCTGCGAAGCTTTAATTGTCAATGAAGACCTCAAAGAAATACAATGTGGGGATATCACATTAACCGAAGGCGATATTTTATCAGTGGATGGTAGTAGCGGGCGTCTCTATGTTGGCGAATTACCAACTGTTTTTGAAGAAAATAATCAATCCTTACAACAATTATTAACCTGGGCTGATGAGGTTGCTCATTTGAAAGTTAGGGGAAATGCTGAAACCCCACAAGAATTAGCCATTGCACTTGATTTTGGTGCAACCGGCATTGGTTTAGCACGAACTGAGCACATGTTTTTCGGTGAAGAACGTTTATTAGAAATGCGTCGTCTTATTTTGTCACAAGATGATAACGAGATAGAGACGGCTCTTAGTCGCTTACTTCAATTCCAACAAGCAGATTTTTACCAAATGTTTAAAATAATTCAAGATAAGCCGATGGTTGTACGTCTTTTGGATCCGCCGATGCATGAATTTTTACCACACAGTCCAGGTGAAATTAAGAGCCTCTCACAACAATTAAAACGTCACCCTGAAGAAGTAGCACAACATATTGCGCATCTGCAGGAAACTAACCCGATGTTAGGTCATCGTGGTTGTCGCTTAGGCATAACGCAACCTTTAATTTATCAAATGCAAGTGACCGCGCTTTTTAATAGTGTCTTACAGTTATCCCAAGAAGGTATCATCATTCAACCAGAAATCATGATACCACTCATTTCTGAAAAAGCGGAACTTTTAGAAATCAAAACTTTTCTAACAGCAACCATTGATCAAATTTTTGAAACACATCAGATTGATCCCATTCCTTATGAATTAGGTACGATGATAGAATTACCACGGGCATGTCTAATTGCTGATCAACTGGCAAATGAAGCGGACTTTTTTAGCTTCGGCACGAATGATTTGACTCAGATGACCTACGGCTTTTCTCGAGATGATATCGGAAAGTTTATCACTAGCTATCAAGAAAAACATATTATGACGAGTGATCCATTTCAAACACTCGATCAAGAAGGCGTCGGTCAATTAATTAAATTAGCAGTTAAAAAGGCTCGATCTATTAAACCAGATTTAACGATTGGTGTATGTGGTGAAGTCGGTGGCGACCCACATTCCATTAATTTCTTCCACCAAATCGGGATTGACTATGTGTCATGCTCAGCCTACCGGATCCCAGCTGCTCGCCTGGCTGTCGCCCAGGCTAGTTTATTCAACAAATAG
- a CDS encoding helix-turn-helix transcriptional regulator, which translates to MKLSERQEQIIQVVKEQQPVSGEKISELLDVSRATLRSDLSFLTLAGILEATPKVGYTYTGSDLEAFFFFKTFETTVGEIMIPPLMISLETSIRDAITTLFMYDVGSLYVIDEAQHLVGVLSRKDLLRASLNTNIDVTPVALCMTRTPHIKTCTTDMDILEAASIIQDFEVDSLPVVDEQNAKKVIGKITKSRLLSFITQQARAAEINR; encoded by the coding sequence ATGAAATTAAGTGAACGACAAGAACAAATTATTCAAGTGGTTAAAGAGCAACAACCAGTAAGTGGAGAAAAAATATCAGAATTACTAGATGTTTCTAGGGCAACGTTGCGTTCAGATTTGTCTTTTTTAACGCTAGCGGGCATTTTGGAAGCCACGCCTAAAGTCGGATACACCTATACCGGTTCAGATTTGGAGGCTTTCTTTTTTTTCAAGACATTTGAAACAACTGTGGGTGAGATTATGATTCCACCCCTGATGATTTCGCTTGAAACATCGATACGAGACGCAATTACTACTTTGTTCATGTACGATGTGGGTTCGTTGTATGTCATCGATGAAGCACAACATTTAGTTGGGGTATTATCACGCAAAGACTTATTACGTGCCTCATTAAATACGAATATTGATGTGACCCCAGTAGCTCTATGTATGACACGTACTCCTCATATCAAAACATGTACGACAGACATGGATATTCTAGAAGCAGCTAGTATTATACAAGATTTTGAAGTGGATTCTTTACCCGTTGTGGATGAACAAAATGCAAAAAAAGTCATCGGAAAAATTACCAAGTCACGTTTATTAAGTTTCATTACCCAGCAAGCTAGAGCTGCCGAAATAAATAGATAG
- a CDS encoding pyruvate, water dikinase regulatory protein encodes MKNKVNVYTISDSLGETSQKLLAAVSAQYPTLDFDNSYRFPFVNQEEELLAILRDALKDEAIVISTLVNAELADKAEVFSKKTGLQYLDLMAPFFDIIQHKTGEQPIEQPGLVHKLDRTYFNKIEAIEFAVKYDDGKHPQGLVAADVVILGVSRTSKTPVSMYLANKGYKVANFPLIPEVPIPQTLAKVNPNRIIGLVSEAENLSKVRSSRLDSLGLNGETSYTNLTKIYEELDYSKKIFAQYGAHMIDMTNKSVEETAYEIEAYLKSVE; translated from the coding sequence ATGAAAAATAAGGTCAATGTTTACACAATCTCAGATTCATTAGGCGAAACATCACAAAAGTTATTAGCCGCCGTTAGTGCGCAATATCCTACACTAGATTTTGATAATAGTTATCGTTTTCCTTTTGTTAATCAGGAAGAAGAATTGTTAGCGATTCTAAGAGATGCACTAAAAGATGAAGCGATTGTTATTAGTACGCTAGTAAATGCTGAGCTAGCCGACAAAGCTGAAGTGTTTAGTAAAAAAACAGGCCTACAATATTTAGATTTAATGGCGCCATTTTTTGATATAATTCAACACAAGACAGGTGAACAGCCGATTGAACAACCTGGATTAGTTCATAAGTTAGATCGCACCTACTTTAACAAAATCGAGGCGATTGAGTTTGCTGTAAAATATGATGACGGTAAACACCCTCAAGGTTTAGTCGCTGCAGACGTGGTTATTTTAGGCGTTTCCCGAACTTCTAAAACACCAGTCAGCATGTACCTTGCTAACAAAGGCTATAAAGTCGCAAATTTTCCTTTAATTCCAGAAGTTCCTATCCCTCAAACGCTAGCAAAAGTTAATCCTAATCGAATCATCGGATTAGTTTCAGAAGCTGAAAACCTATCTAAAGTGAGAAGCAGTCGCTTAGACTCTTTAGGCTTGAATGGTGAAACTAGTTATACGAATTTAACTAAGATTTATGAAGAATTAGATTACTCTAAAAAAATATTCGCACAATACGGCGCACATATGATTGATATGACCAATAAATCAGTAGAGGAAACGGCCTATGAAATCGAAGCGTATTTAAAAAGTGTGGAATAA
- a CDS encoding tRNA dihydrouridine synthase, which produces MSQNFWADLPKPFFVLAPMEDVTDVVFRHVVKEAGAPDVFFTEFTNSDSYCHPDGKESVRGRLVFEEDEQPMVAHIWGDKPEFFREMSIGMAEMGFKGIDINMGCPVPNVADRGKGSGLILRPEVAAELIEAAKAGGLPVSVKTRVGFTELDEMTDWITHILKQDIANLSIHLRTREEMSKVPAHWDLIPEVLAIRDKIAPQTKITINGDILDRQMGLELAKKYDVDGIMIGRGIFKNPYAFEKEPREHSSEELLGLLRLQLDLQDKYAKQVPRSIVGLHRFFKIYVKGFPGASDLRAKLMNTKSTDEVRALLDEFFDGKHRPEVSQEAKLL; this is translated from the coding sequence ATGAGTCAAAATTTTTGGGCAGATTTACCGAAGCCTTTTTTTGTTTTAGCACCAATGGAAGATGTGACGGATGTAGTGTTTCGTCATGTGGTAAAAGAAGCTGGCGCGCCAGATGTCTTTTTTACGGAATTTACCAATTCAGATAGCTATTGTCATCCTGATGGCAAAGAAAGTGTCCGTGGGCGTTTAGTTTTTGAAGAAGATGAACAGCCAATGGTGGCGCATATTTGGGGAGATAAACCAGAATTTTTCCGTGAAATGAGTATCGGTATGGCGGAGATGGGCTTTAAAGGGATTGATATTAACATGGGATGCCCCGTGCCAAATGTTGCGGATCGTGGGAAAGGCAGCGGATTGATTTTACGTCCGGAAGTGGCAGCAGAATTAATCGAAGCGGCTAAAGCTGGAGGCTTACCTGTGAGTGTTAAAACGCGTGTGGGCTTTACCGAGTTAGATGAGATGACAGACTGGATAACACACATTCTAAAACAAGATATTGCGAATTTATCCATTCATTTACGTACACGTGAAGAGATGAGTAAAGTACCAGCGCATTGGGATTTGATTCCTGAAGTGCTAGCAATTCGTGACAAAATTGCACCCCAAACTAAGATCACGATTAATGGTGATATTTTAGATCGTCAGATGGGCTTAGAACTAGCGAAAAAATATGATGTGGATGGCATCATGATTGGCCGTGGAATTTTTAAAAATCCTTACGCCTTTGAAAAAGAACCTCGAGAGCACAGTTCAGAAGAGCTACTAGGCTTGTTGCGTTTGCAACTTGATTTGCAAGACAAATATGCTAAACAAGTACCACGTTCGATTGTTGGTTTACACCGTTTCTTCAAGATTTATGTTAAAGGTTTCCCAGGGGCAAGCGACTTGCGTGCGAAACTGATGAACACGAAGTCAACGGATGAGGTGAGAGCTTTGTTGGATGAGTTTTTTGACGGGAAGCATCGTCCGGAAGTATCACAAGAAGCTAAATTGTTATAG
- a CDS encoding ROK family transcriptional regulator yields the protein MINSKYTIRERNEAVILQTIIEHQPISRAELATVTRLNKASVSSITKKLIEEELIIETGIGDSSNVGGRKPIMLMFNPKAALVIGIDVGTNYLNGKLTYLDAETITSFEEKNIKINQQTIKTELANCIEQLLLNVPTTYHGIVGLTAAIHGVVLNEEIIYTPNYDLDQGSMANILEELVDCPVFIENEANLAALGEYAFTSDSRNLICISIHDGIGAGIVENGVLQTGPHGRAGEIGHSVLFPDGKPCPCGNKGCLEQYASHVTLYEEIKQATANATMNSDLVTQLYQEHHPDVIVALKNNSHYLSIGVNNLISVYDPEVIVINSSVYQKNPAMLEWLINDLNTLQRSELEIINSPLQNNATLQGATIKAVQQFLNISHLKFIK from the coding sequence ATGATTAATAGTAAATATACTATTCGTGAACGGAATGAAGCAGTGATTCTACAAACTATCATTGAACATCAACCAATTTCTCGAGCCGAATTGGCAACTGTCACGAGACTTAACAAAGCAAGTGTTTCATCTATCACGAAAAAACTAATAGAAGAAGAGTTAATTATAGAAACAGGTATCGGTGATTCTAGTAATGTTGGTGGTCGTAAACCGATTATGTTGATGTTTAATCCTAAAGCAGCTCTAGTAATTGGTATCGATGTTGGAACCAATTATTTAAATGGGAAGCTTACATATTTAGACGCAGAAACTATTACCTCATTCGAAGAAAAAAATATCAAGATTAATCAACAAACAATTAAGACTGAATTAGCCAATTGTATTGAACAACTACTACTTAATGTCCCTACTACTTATCATGGTATCGTAGGCTTAACTGCCGCTATACATGGCGTCGTCTTGAACGAAGAAATTATCTATACGCCCAACTATGACTTAGATCAAGGGAGCATGGCTAATATCTTAGAAGAATTAGTTGATTGCCCTGTCTTCATCGAGAACGAAGCCAATTTAGCAGCACTCGGCGAATATGCTTTCACTTCAGACTCTCGCAATTTAATTTGTATCAGCATCCATGACGGTATCGGAGCAGGAATTGTGGAAAATGGCGTGCTACAAACAGGGCCACATGGTCGCGCTGGTGAAATCGGCCACAGTGTACTTTTCCCGGACGGTAAACCATGTCCTTGTGGTAACAAAGGATGCTTGGAACAATATGCATCTCACGTAACCCTTTATGAGGAAATCAAACAAGCCACAGCTAATGCGACTATGAATAGCGATTTGGTGACACAGCTTTACCAAGAACACCATCCTGACGTGATTGTAGCACTGAAAAACAATAGTCACTATTTAAGTATCGGTGTTAACAACCTGATTTCTGTTTACGATCCAGAAGTCATCGTTATTAATAGCTCTGTTTATCAAAAAAATCCAGCTATGCTTGAATGGTTAATTAATGATTTAAATACTTTACAACGTTCTGAACTTGAAATCATTAATAGTCCACTCCAAAACAACGCAACATTACAAGGTGCAACTATCAAAGCCGTTCAACAATTTTTAAATATTAGCCACCTTAAGTTTATTAAATAA
- the xylA gene encoding xylose isomerase produces MKYFENLEAIKYEGPTTENLFAFRHYNPEEVVMGKTMKEHLRFAVAYWHTMTQDGTDPFGQPTNIRNWNGSTPMETAKNRVEAFFEILEKLGIEYFCFHDIDIAPEGDSLEEFFANIDEITDLIKEKMDQTGIKLLWNTANMFSQPHFNNGAASSNSAEVYAVAAAQVKKGLDISKKLNGQNYVFWGGREGYESLLNTDMAFEQDNIARLFRMAIAYGEKIGHKPQFLIEPKPKEPSKHQYDFDAATTMAFIQKYGLEGDFKLNLEANHATLAGHTFEHELNVARSYDALGSIDANQGDLLLGWDTDEFPTNIYDTAFTMYEILENGGIAPGGINFDAKVRRSSFEMEDLILAHIAGMDTYARGLKIAAKLKEDGYLDKLKEARYASFKGDLGQRILADEEDLETLSEYALTHDTPALESSHLEMVKSRLNDYLV; encoded by the coding sequence ATGAAATATTTTGAGAATTTAGAAGCTATCAAATATGAAGGACCTACAACAGAAAATCTTTTTGCGTTCCGTCACTATAACCCAGAGGAAGTAGTAATGGGTAAAACCATGAAAGAACATTTACGTTTTGCGGTAGCATATTGGCACACAATGACTCAAGATGGAACAGATCCATTTGGCCAACCAACTAACATTAGAAATTGGAATGGCTCAACACCAATGGAAACAGCCAAAAATCGTGTCGAAGCATTCTTTGAAATTCTAGAAAAATTAGGTATTGAATACTTCTGTTTTCACGATATTGATATTGCGCCAGAAGGTGACTCATTAGAAGAGTTCTTTGCTAACATCGATGAAATTACTGATTTAATTAAAGAAAAAATGGATCAAACAGGTATTAAACTATTATGGAACACAGCGAATATGTTCTCTCAACCTCACTTTAATAATGGTGCGGCTTCATCAAACAGCGCAGAAGTGTATGCGGTTGCAGCAGCGCAAGTTAAAAAAGGTTTAGATATTTCTAAAAAATTAAACGGTCAAAACTATGTGTTCTGGGGTGGTCGAGAAGGTTACGAATCATTACTAAACACTGATATGGCATTTGAACAAGACAACATTGCTCGTCTATTCAGAATGGCAATCGCTTACGGTGAGAAAATTGGTCACAAACCACAATTCTTAATCGAACCTAAACCAAAAGAGCCTTCAAAACATCAATATGATTTTGATGCAGCAACAACTATGGCGTTCATTCAAAAATACGGCTTAGAAGGCGACTTCAAGTTAAATTTAGAAGCCAACCACGCAACGCTAGCTGGACATACATTCGAACACGAATTAAATGTGGCACGCAGCTATGACGCGCTAGGTTCAATCGATGCTAACCAAGGGGACTTATTATTAGGCTGGGATACTGATGAATTCCCAACAAACATCTACGACACAGCCTTTACAATGTATGAAATTTTAGAAAATGGTGGCATCGCTCCAGGCGGTATTAACTTTGATGCGAAAGTTCGTCGTTCATCATTTGAAATGGAAGACCTAATTTTAGCGCATATTGCTGGTATGGATACGTATGCTCGCGGATTGAAAATAGCAGCGAAATTAAAAGAAGATGGCTACTTAGATAAATTAAAAGAAGCTCGTTATGCTTCATTTAAAGGTGACTTAGGTCAACGCATCTTAGCAGACGAAGAAGATTTAGAAACATTAAGCGAATACGCATTAACACATGACACGCCAGCATTAGAATCAAGCCATTTAGAGATGGTGAAATCTAGACTTAATGATTATTTAGTTTAA
- a CDS encoding glycoside hydrolase family 43 protein translates to MYIQNPVLKGFNPDPSIVRKDDTYYIATSTFEWYPGVQIHQSTDLVNWELVTHPLADLSRLNMIGNPDSGGVWAPDLSYADGQFWLVYSDVKVVEGAFKDCTNYLITAEEITGPWSAPIKLNGLGFDASLFHDTDGRKYLLQMEWDHREYHHQFNGIKCTEYSVEEERLLPETAKIIWKGTDVKLVEAPHLYKLFGQYYLFCAEGGTTYAHQEVVARSSELYGEYETQPETFLTAYDDSSNYLQKCGHGSLVDTPEGEWYFAHLTGRPWQEPNVSTRETRGWCTLGRETAIQKVEWTEDKWPVIVGGRQGSQFVEVNHEVIVQDNSLNNVRDGFDEEGLSIHFNTLRQPFSSAIGYLENSQLCLIGKGSFENLHECSLVARRWQHFEFTATTKVSYHPDTFQQMAGLTNYYNSKHWSMIHITWNEINGRVIEISENNAGRYQSYLKDQAIPVPESVEDVYFRTIVSTNNYRYQYSFDGIEWHDTGIVLDAKVLSDDYVNQSYGGFFTGAFVGMANIDYSGYDKVAKFDFFHYEEGLEK, encoded by the coding sequence ATGTATATTCAAAATCCAGTATTAAAAGGATTTAATCCTGACCCATCAATTGTTAGAAAAGATGATACTTATTATATTGCAACATCAACATTTGAATGGTACCCAGGTGTACAAATTCATCAATCAACAGATTTAGTAAATTGGGAATTAGTTACCCATCCACTTGCTGATTTATCACGTTTGAACATGATTGGTAACCCTGATTCCGGTGGTGTTTGGGCACCAGACTTATCTTATGCAGATGGTCAATTTTGGCTAGTTTATTCGGATGTAAAAGTTGTAGAGGGAGCATTCAAAGATTGCACGAACTATTTAATTACAGCTGAAGAAATTACGGGTCCGTGGAGTGCCCCGATTAAACTTAACGGCTTAGGTTTTGATGCTTCATTGTTCCATGATACTGACGGACGTAAGTATCTATTACAAATGGAATGGGATCATCGTGAATATCATCATCAGTTTAATGGGATTAAGTGTACTGAATATTCAGTAGAGGAAGAACGGTTATTACCGGAAACGGCTAAAATCATCTGGAAAGGTACAGATGTTAAATTAGTTGAAGCACCTCATCTGTATAAATTATTTGGTCAGTATTATCTATTTTGTGCCGAAGGTGGTACAACTTATGCCCATCAAGAAGTTGTCGCACGTTCAAGTGAGCTTTATGGCGAATACGAAACACAACCAGAAACGTTCTTAACAGCTTATGATGATTCTAGTAATTACTTACAAAAATGTGGACATGGTTCATTAGTTGATACGCCAGAAGGTGAGTGGTATTTTGCTCATTTAACAGGACGTCCTTGGCAAGAGCCAAATGTTTCAACACGTGAAACAAGAGGTTGGTGTACGTTAGGTCGTGAAACAGCGATTCAAAAAGTGGAATGGACAGAAGATAAATGGCCAGTTATAGTCGGTGGTAGACAAGGTAGTCAATTTGTGGAAGTTAATCATGAAGTAATCGTTCAAGACAACTCATTAAATAACGTTCGTGATGGATTTGACGAAGAAGGATTATCGATTCATTTTAACACGTTACGCCAACCGTTTAGTTCTGCAATTGGTTATTTAGAAAATAGTCAGTTATGTCTGATTGGTAAAGGTTCCTTTGAGAATTTACATGAATGCTCGCTAGTTGCAAGAAGATGGCAACATTTTGAGTTTACAGCAACGACGAAAGTCAGCTATCATCCAGACACTTTCCAACAAATGGCAGGTCTAACAAACTATTATAATAGTAAACATTGGTCAATGATTCATATTACATGGAATGAAATCAATGGACGTGTAATTGAAATTTCGGAGAACAATGCAGGTCGTTATCAAAGTTATTTGAAAGATCAAGCAATCCCAGTTCCAGAATCAGTCGAGGATGTTTATTTTAGAACAATTGTATCAACAAATAATTATCGTTATCAATATTCATTTGATGGGATTGAATGGCATGATACAGGAATTGTGTTGGATGCTAAAGTATTAAGTGATGATTACGTGAATCAGTCTTATGGAGGCTTTTTCACAGGTGCTTTTGTCGGAATGGCGAATATTGATTATTCTGGTTATGACAAAGTGGCGAAATTTGACTTCTTCCATTATGAGGAAGGGTTGGAAAAATAA
- a CDS encoding sugar ABC transporter ATP-binding protein gives MNELFAMRDIRKSFGKVNVLKGVKLEVLPGEIHALMGENGAGKSTLMNILGGVIPKDSGIIEFEGKEITEMTPEIAKELGIGFVHQELNLSEQVSVAENIYMGRLPYKNEWLGIVDYDKLYEETQGLINLLGADFKPTDIVEQLSTANKQLVEIAKAISLNAKVIIFDEPTTALSDQEVEVLFIIIKALKDKGISSVYISHRMNEIYEICDRITILRDGEYIDTNIVKEMSHEDIIHQLVGRTLDNLYPKEPTEIGETYLEVQELTDRNQKVKGANFYAKKGEVVGFSGLVGSGRTEMMRLLFGADRAKSGKILIEGQEKTIKSPIDAINQGICLLTEDRKHQGLALNLSIEDNISITALNDFVVDHQKVSDTADKLIKDLNIKVSNKKNAVSSLSGGNQQKVVLAKWLNTDNNVYIFDEPTKGIDVGAKSEIYAIINQLAQQGKTILIVSSEIPELLGICDRIYVLREGEITGELTAKEATQEKIMTLATLSA, from the coding sequence ATGAATGAGTTATTTGCAATGCGTGATATTCGTAAGTCTTTTGGGAAAGTTAACGTCTTAAAAGGAGTGAAACTAGAAGTTTTACCAGGTGAAATTCATGCGTTAATGGGTGAAAATGGTGCAGGAAAGTCAACTTTAATGAATATTTTAGGTGGGGTTATCCCGAAAGATAGTGGAATAATCGAATTTGAAGGAAAAGAAATAACAGAAATGACACCTGAGATTGCAAAAGAGTTAGGGATTGGCTTTGTTCATCAAGAGTTGAACTTATCTGAGCAAGTGAGTGTTGCTGAAAACATTTATATGGGTAGATTACCTTATAAAAATGAATGGCTGGGCATCGTTGACTACGATAAATTATATGAAGAGACACAAGGCTTAATTAATTTGCTAGGTGCTGATTTTAAACCAACGGATATTGTGGAACAATTATCAACTGCCAATAAACAATTAGTTGAAATTGCTAAAGCCATTAGTTTAAATGCAAAGGTAATTATTTTCGATGAACCAACAACCGCTCTATCTGATCAAGAGGTAGAAGTGTTATTTATTATCATTAAAGCCTTAAAAGATAAAGGTATTTCAAGTGTTTATATTTCGCATCGTATGAATGAAATTTATGAAATTTGTGATCGTATCACTATTTTGAGAGATGGTGAGTATATCGATACGAATATTGTAAAAGAAATGTCGCATGAAGATATTATTCATCAATTAGTTGGCCGAACATTAGATAATTTATATCCGAAAGAGCCAACAGAAATTGGTGAGACCTACTTGGAAGTCCAAGAATTGACTGATCGTAATCAAAAAGTGAAAGGCGCTAATTTTTACGCCAAAAAAGGTGAGGTGGTTGGATTCTCAGGATTAGTTGGTAGTGGTCGTACAGAGATGATGCGTTTGCTGTTTGGAGCGGACCGCGCCAAATCGGGTAAAATTTTAATTGAAGGTCAGGAAAAAACAATTAAATCACCGATTGATGCAATTAATCAGGGGATTTGTTTGTTAACCGAAGACCGTAAGCACCAAGGATTAGCGCTGAATTTATCGATTGAAGATAATATTAGTATTACTGCGCTGAATGATTTTGTTGTCGATCATCAAAAAGTATCTGACACAGCAGATAAATTAATCAAAGATTTGAACATCAAAGTTTCGAATAAGAAAAATGCTGTTTCAAGTTTATCAGGTGGTAATCAACAGAAAGTCGTACTAGCTAAATGGTTGAATACTGATAATAATGTATATATTTTCGATGAGCCAACTAAAGGAATTGATGTTGGAGCTAAGTCAGAAATATATGCCATCATCAATCAATTAGCACAACAAGGGAAAACCATTTTAATTGTTTCTTCAGAAATTCCTGAATTATTAGGGATTTGCGATCGTATCTATGTATTACGAGAAGGAGAAATTACAGGAGAACTTACTGCTAAAGAGGCAACGCAGGAAAAGATTATGACACTAGCAACTTTAAGTGCATAA